In Brevibacillus brevis NBRC 100599, a single genomic region encodes these proteins:
- a CDS encoding TerD family protein, which produces MAVSLQKGQKVDLTKTNPGLTQIKVGLGWDTNKYDGGGEFDLDVSVFLLNDQGKVEDDKHFVFFNNPSSPDGSVVHSGDNRTGDGDGDDEVIEIDLSKVSANIQKVAFTITIYDAATRNQNFGQVSNAYARVLSAGTGEELIRYDLGEDFSVETAVVVGELYRHGSEWKFSAIGSGYKDGLAGLARDFGVNIG; this is translated from the coding sequence ATGGCAGTATCTTTGCAAAAAGGACAAAAGGTTGATTTGACAAAAACGAACCCTGGCTTGACCCAAATCAAGGTAGGTCTTGGCTGGGATACCAACAAGTATGATGGCGGCGGCGAATTCGACCTGGATGTGTCCGTATTCCTGCTGAACGACCAAGGCAAAGTGGAAGACGACAAACATTTCGTATTTTTCAACAATCCATCCAGCCCTGACGGCTCCGTTGTTCACTCCGGTGACAACCGCACTGGTGATGGCGACGGTGATGACGAAGTGATCGAAATCGACTTGTCCAAAGTTTCCGCGAATATCCAAAAGGTTGCTTTCACCATCACGATCTACGATGCGGCTACCCGCAACCAAAACTTTGGTCAGGTTTCCAATGCGTATGCGCGTGTACTGAGCGCAGGCACTGGCGAAGAACTCATTCGCTACGACCTTGGAGAAGATTTCTCCGTTGAAACCGCTGTTGTAGTTGGCGAACTGTATCGTCACGGCAGTGAGTGGAAATTCAGCGCAATCGGATCAGGCTACAAAGAC
- a CDS encoding HAD family hydrolase — MIFASDLDQTLLYGKRFLTDEMQSFQVVEVLEGEPISHMSDRAIELLHEVHQKSLFIPVTTRTIEQYQRILIFQNELLPRYAITSNGGNVIRDGRIDEQWSRQVHSRMVNECAPFPDMLAGFAQISNDSWVIRERMAEDLFFYSIIDREKMPVDELRDFERWVAQQNWSMSIQGRKLYLVPQAVNKRDATLYVCELEQDEQLIAAGDSLLDLPLLEAAQLAIVPPHGEIYQIRNHGGAVGNFHFTQASGISAAEEILQTVLSWYHQLVKAT, encoded by the coding sequence ATGATTTTTGCAAGTGACCTAGACCAGACCCTCCTATACGGGAAACGATTTCTCACGGACGAAATGCAGTCGTTTCAGGTAGTCGAAGTGCTTGAAGGCGAACCAATCTCGCACATGTCTGACAGGGCAATCGAACTTCTTCATGAAGTCCATCAAAAGTCTCTGTTTATACCCGTGACAACAAGAACGATTGAGCAGTATCAGCGAATTTTGATTTTCCAGAATGAGCTTTTACCTCGCTATGCAATTACCAGCAACGGCGGCAATGTAATCCGTGACGGACGAATAGACGAGCAGTGGAGTCGTCAGGTACATAGCCGAATGGTCAACGAATGCGCGCCGTTTCCCGACATGCTGGCCGGTTTCGCCCAGATTAGCAATGACAGTTGGGTGATTCGGGAGAGAATGGCAGAGGATCTGTTCTTCTACAGCATCATTGATCGAGAAAAAATGCCTGTCGACGAGCTGCGCGACTTCGAGCGCTGGGTGGCGCAACAAAACTGGAGCATGTCCATTCAGGGCCGAAAGCTCTACCTCGTGCCCCAGGCGGTCAACAAGCGCGATGCGACCTTGTACGTGTGCGAGCTGGAGCAGGATGAGCAGCTGATCGCAGCTGGTGATTCGCTACTGGACCTTCCTCTGCTGGAAGCAGCGCAACTGGCGATCGTTCCGCCGCATGGGGAGATTTATCAGATTCGTAACCATGGTGGCGCTGTGGGCAACTTCCACTTTACGCAGGCGTCGGGAATCAGCGCTGCAGAAGAGATTTTGCAAACCGTTCTGTCATGGTATCACCAACTGGTCAAAGCAACATAA
- a CDS encoding phosphoribosyltransferase family protein: MSITTLSTCSLEQQISSFNILGDLNITIHVRQNPYHLPLEALFQMAARINKKRSFLFVSKVLGKHLPVRPSASVLSGMALAARLLEEFYSHEVSDLPEIVQGIIQQEKSEEILHKLLQHPLELPEPLLFIGFAETATALGHSMFSAFGTKAEYIHTTRELIKEVPSTIDFEEEHSHAVAHHFYPLDKNLLHSACPIVLVDDEITTGKTALNIIREIQQHFPRKQYIVASLLDWRSPDDHRKFLELEAELGIEITAISLIKGEIEVNGVLDEQQAEQTKPAFVEPEAEPTVITLETAALTKLSFSSIDQTGFVNTLPYLQQTGRFGMTSEQQLQLHDTLREQGQFLQQYRKGTTLCMGTGEFMYVPMMIAASMGDGVWYQSTTRSPIHPATKETYAVQNAFAYESPDDPTVRNFMYNIPEQRYDELFLFLERGTSVERLNSLYAALAQLPIPNKYLVMFR; encoded by the coding sequence ATGAGCATAACAACTTTATCAACCTGCTCGCTCGAACAGCAAATATCCAGTTTCAATATTCTCGGTGATTTGAATATCACCATCCACGTTCGACAAAATCCGTACCATCTTCCATTGGAAGCGCTATTCCAAATGGCTGCCCGAATCAATAAGAAACGAAGCTTCCTGTTTGTCAGCAAGGTTCTGGGAAAGCATTTGCCCGTGCGGCCGTCAGCGTCTGTGCTAAGCGGTATGGCATTGGCGGCACGTCTCCTTGAAGAGTTTTATTCTCATGAAGTCAGTGATCTTCCAGAGATCGTGCAAGGTATCATTCAGCAGGAGAAGAGCGAAGAGATTCTTCACAAACTGCTGCAACATCCCCTCGAATTACCCGAGCCCTTGTTATTCATCGGATTTGCCGAGACTGCCACTGCACTTGGACACAGCATGTTCAGCGCTTTTGGCACCAAGGCAGAATACATCCATACAACAAGAGAACTGATCAAAGAGGTTCCGTCAACAATTGATTTTGAAGAAGAGCATTCTCACGCAGTAGCCCATCACTTTTATCCATTGGATAAAAACTTGCTACATTCTGCGTGTCCGATCGTATTAGTAGATGATGAGATTACGACAGGGAAAACAGCGCTTAACATCATTCGCGAGATTCAGCAGCATTTTCCGAGAAAGCAATACATCGTTGCTTCCTTATTGGATTGGCGCTCGCCTGACGATCACCGCAAGTTTCTGGAGCTTGAAGCCGAGCTGGGTATCGAGATCACAGCCATCTCTCTAATTAAGGGAGAGATTGAGGTGAACGGCGTTCTTGACGAACAGCAGGCTGAGCAGACGAAGCCTGCCTTTGTCGAACCAGAAGCTGAGCCGACTGTCATCACGCTGGAGACCGCTGCGCTAACCAAACTGTCCTTTTCTTCCATCGATCAGACAGGCTTTGTGAATACCTTGCCGTATTTGCAGCAAACTGGACGCTTTGGCATGACTTCCGAGCAGCAGCTTCAATTGCATGACACACTTCGGGAGCAGGGCCAGTTTTTGCAGCAATATCGTAAGGGTACGACCTTGTGTATGGGAACAGGCGAGTTTATGTACGTGCCGATGATGATCGCCGCTTCTATGGGCGATGGGGTTTGGTATCAATCAACGACGAGAAGCCCGATTCATCCGGCAACAAAGGAAACATATGCCGTTCAAAATGCATTTGCGTACGAAAGTCCGGATGATCCCACTGTTCGCAACTTTATGTACAATATCCCGGAGCAACGGTATGACGAGCTGTTCCTGTTCCTTGAACGCGGGACAAGCGTGGAGCGGCTCAATAGTCTTTATGCGGCCTTGGCCCAACTGCCGATTCCGAACAAGTATCTCGTAATGTTTCGCTAA
- a CDS encoding HpcH/HpaI aldolase/citrate lyase family protein: protein MRHFDYLLENEKEELFSVHPLPINRNTEKEVLAHALGATLYMPAIRTTISHDVMTQKHEGLVSMVICLEDAIGDHEVTEAEQSLIRQVRDISSRLRNGLIQQDDIPIMFVRVRDVHQMNRLVEELQEDLISLTGFVFPKFTSRNAEEYLEALQSCNRYVPFPVYGMPILESADIIYRESRTAELLSIKKILDKYRHLVLNVRMGATDFSSLFGLRRGPDVSIYEISTIRDCIGDIVNMFTRQGSEYVVSGPVWEYFSNGERLLKPQLRQSPFEQKLGGASGRRLRQQLLNQWQDGLIKEVLLDKENGLTGKTIIHPSHIKIVHSLAVITREEYEDARAILQSQTNGVTKSHYANKMNEIKPHTSWAKKIMIKSKVYGVFHEHNNFINLLARTANIQFQYSR from the coding sequence ATGAGGCATTTTGATTACTTGCTCGAGAACGAAAAAGAAGAATTATTCAGTGTACACCCCCTTCCTATCAATCGAAACACCGAGAAGGAAGTGCTAGCCCACGCGTTGGGAGCTACACTCTACATGCCCGCCATACGAACCACCATCTCTCATGATGTAATGACGCAAAAGCACGAGGGCTTGGTCTCCATGGTCATCTGCCTGGAAGACGCTATCGGCGATCATGAGGTTACTGAGGCAGAGCAATCGCTGATTCGGCAGGTCCGTGATATTTCCAGCCGTCTACGAAACGGCTTGATCCAGCAGGACGATATACCGATCATGTTCGTGCGTGTCCGGGATGTCCACCAAATGAACCGGCTTGTGGAAGAACTGCAAGAAGATTTGATCAGCCTGACTGGGTTTGTGTTCCCGAAGTTTACGAGCCGCAACGCTGAGGAGTATCTGGAAGCGCTGCAATCGTGCAACCGATACGTTCCTTTCCCTGTGTACGGCATGCCGATTCTGGAGTCCGCCGACATTATTTACAGAGAATCCCGAACAGCCGAGCTGCTCTCGATCAAAAAAATTTTGGACAAATACCGGCACCTCGTCCTGAACGTGCGCATGGGAGCAACCGATTTTTCCAGCCTGTTCGGATTGCGCCGTGGACCGGATGTGTCTATTTATGAGATTTCCACGATTCGCGATTGCATTGGCGACATTGTGAACATGTTTACACGACAGGGCAGTGAATACGTCGTATCTGGTCCAGTCTGGGAGTATTTCAGCAACGGTGAAAGGTTGCTCAAACCACAGCTCCGCCAGTCTCCGTTTGAACAAAAGCTGGGCGGCGCATCAGGGCGCAGACTTCGCCAGCAATTGTTGAATCAATGGCAAGATGGGCTGATCAAAGAAGTCTTGCTGGACAAGGAAAACGGCCTGACCGGCAAAACGATCATCCACCCAAGCCATATCAAAATTGTCCACTCACTTGCCGTGATTACACGTGAAGAGTACGAGGACGCCAGGGCAATCCTGCAAAGCCAAACAAACGGAGTAACGAAAAGTCACTACGCTAACAAAATGAACGAAATCAAGCCACATACGAGCTGGGCGAAAAAAATAATGATCAAATCAAAAGTGTACGGGGTGTTCCATGAGCATAACAACTTTATCAACCTGCTCGCTCGAACAGCAAATATCCAGTTTCAATATTCTCGGTGA
- a CDS encoding cysteine protease StiP family protein codes for MEQGSLYTAELMQPIKMGSYPAEDVTFLLKEISGLMEETNTEDREELIQAGTHYSEMLPVEYQPSAEYISLFHQALQTTARKVALASGVVAESILARKGKGVVLASLARAGTPIGVLIRRYLRQIHQLDTPHYSISIIRGKGIDENALRYILEHHQGKGIQFVDGWTGKGAITSVLHESISRFNQKFHTRLDADLAVLADPGHCVQTFGTREDFLIPSACLNSTVSGLISRTVHRDDLIAAGEFHGAKFYREWADEDVSNLFVNTISAYFTDIADEAKVKAAELISHEDDHVPTWKGMRDIGRIQQELQIDDVNLIKPGVGETTRVLLRRVPWKILVDSVENPNLAHIIMLAKDRGVLVEERSDMSYSCCGIIRSMGGEKQ; via the coding sequence ATGGAGCAAGGCTCATTATACACAGCAGAACTCATGCAGCCGATTAAAATGGGGAGCTACCCTGCAGAGGATGTTACATTCCTGTTGAAAGAAATCAGCGGATTGATGGAAGAAACCAACACGGAGGACCGGGAAGAATTGATTCAGGCGGGGACACATTACTCCGAGATGCTGCCTGTTGAGTATCAGCCCTCCGCCGAGTACATCTCATTGTTTCATCAGGCCTTGCAGACGACAGCACGAAAAGTGGCGCTTGCGTCAGGAGTAGTGGCTGAATCCATCCTTGCACGCAAAGGCAAGGGGGTTGTGCTTGCCTCGCTTGCAAGAGCAGGAACGCCGATCGGTGTTTTGATCCGCCGCTATTTGAGACAAATTCACCAGCTGGATACGCCGCATTACAGCATCTCCATCATTCGCGGCAAAGGTATTGACGAGAATGCCCTGCGCTATATTCTTGAGCATCATCAGGGCAAAGGAATTCAGTTCGTAGATGGTTGGACAGGCAAGGGCGCTATTACATCGGTCTTGCACGAGTCGATCTCCCGCTTTAACCAGAAATTCCATACGCGGCTTGATGCCGATTTGGCTGTTCTCGCTGACCCAGGGCATTGCGTGCAGACGTTTGGCACTCGCGAAGATTTTTTGATCCCGAGCGCTTGCCTGAACTCGACCGTGTCCGGTTTGATCAGTCGTACCGTGCACCGTGACGACCTCATTGCGGCTGGTGAATTTCACGGAGCCAAATTTTATCGGGAATGGGCTGACGAAGATGTTTCCAACCTGTTCGTCAATACGATTTCGGCGTATTTTACGGATATTGCCGACGAGGCAAAGGTAAAAGCAGCTGAATTGATCAGCCACGAGGACGACCACGTGCCGACCTGGAAGGGAATGCGCGATATTGGGCGGATTCAGCAAGAGCTGCAAATTGATGATGTGAATCTAATTAAACCGGGAGTTGGCGAAACGACACGCGTGCTTTTGCGCAGAGTCCCCTGGAAAATTCTTGTCGATTCAGTCGAAAACCCTAACCTTGCTCATATCATCATGCTTGCCAAGGATCGTGGTGTATTAGTGGAGGAACGTTCGGATATGAGCTATTCCTGCTGTGGTATTATCCGATCGATGGGAGGGGAAAAACAATGA
- a CDS encoding IS1182-like element ISBbr1 family transposase has protein sequence MLQPAKQLTASFHAELYKLIPGDHPLCKINEVVDFTFIHDLVRSSYCEYYGRPANEPELLFRLLFLQVLYNLSDERMIQEAQVNLAYKWFIGLNPEDTLPAPSQLSRFRNHRLGAAGVDEVLRSVVRQCIEKGLVKSKTIIMDSTHTLAASQKQKPLGVLRDAAKRLFRVVVKKHSKLEKKLPRMPVIKKEQENAEKVMLHYLAELGEAVETLIPDHEGSISEKLQIAKRIVEDERLLSQKGILSAIDPDARFGWKSYTKSFFGYKEHIAMTEEEIITAVEVTGGSSDDGKQFKELLSQTISTGIEVHEIIADTAYSGKDNLAEMKSKKIQPVVPLNPVVHNGGSRQEGFTYNKDADFVICPAGQNSVRKAVQGSKKSGDSRSLVFYFDIHKCTACPLKEGCLKPGAKNKTYSFRIMAEHYKEHIEFENSEVFQERIRRRPIIEHKNAELKRYHGLTRAKYRGLFRMQIQAILTAFTVNVKRMIKLQAKMEATSA, from the coding sequence GTGCTACAGCCTGCCAAACAATTGACGGCGTCCTTCCATGCCGAATTATACAAACTCATTCCAGGAGATCATCCATTGTGTAAAATAAATGAAGTCGTCGACTTCACGTTCATTCATGATCTGGTTCGTTCTTCGTACTGTGAATATTACGGTAGACCTGCCAACGAGCCAGAGCTTCTGTTTCGTTTGTTATTCTTGCAAGTTCTGTACAATCTTTCGGATGAGCGCATGATTCAAGAAGCTCAGGTGAATCTTGCTTACAAGTGGTTTATTGGCCTTAATCCAGAAGACACGCTACCAGCCCCTTCTCAATTATCCCGATTTCGTAACCATCGATTGGGAGCAGCGGGTGTGGATGAGGTGCTTCGATCAGTTGTGCGCCAGTGCATCGAGAAAGGACTCGTCAAGTCGAAGACGATTATCATGGATTCTACTCATACATTGGCAGCTTCGCAAAAACAAAAGCCACTTGGCGTTTTACGAGATGCGGCAAAACGTCTATTTCGTGTCGTTGTAAAAAAGCATTCCAAACTTGAAAAGAAACTTCCTCGGATGCCAGTGATAAAGAAAGAACAGGAAAATGCGGAAAAAGTCATGCTACATTACTTAGCGGAGCTGGGAGAAGCTGTCGAGACGCTAATACCTGATCATGAGGGTTCTATCTCAGAAAAACTTCAGATCGCCAAGAGGATTGTAGAAGACGAGCGCCTTCTTTCCCAAAAAGGGATTCTGTCGGCTATTGATCCAGACGCACGCTTTGGATGGAAAAGCTATACGAAATCTTTTTTTGGTTACAAAGAACATATCGCCATGACGGAGGAAGAGATCATTACGGCTGTAGAAGTTACTGGGGGAAGTTCGGATGATGGAAAGCAATTCAAAGAGCTTCTAAGTCAAACGATATCCACAGGAATAGAAGTCCATGAAATCATTGCTGACACTGCATATTCAGGTAAAGACAACTTAGCTGAAATGAAATCTAAAAAGATTCAACCCGTAGTTCCTTTAAACCCTGTCGTCCATAATGGCGGATCAAGGCAAGAGGGTTTTACATACAACAAAGATGCAGATTTTGTTATTTGTCCGGCAGGACAAAACAGTGTCCGTAAAGCTGTGCAAGGCAGCAAAAAAAGTGGCGATAGTCGTTCTCTCGTGTTCTACTTTGATATACACAAATGCACAGCATGTCCGCTGAAAGAAGGCTGTTTAAAACCGGGTGCAAAGAACAAGACCTATTCCTTCAGGATTATGGCGGAACATTACAAGGAGCATATCGAATTTGAGAACAGCGAAGTGTTCCAAGAGCGTATCCGTCGTAGACCGATTATTGAACATAAAAATGCTGAGTTAAAAAGGTATCATGGATTAACCAGGGCCAAGTACCGTGGTCTCTTTCGTATGCAAATCCAAGCCATATTAACTGCCTTTACAGTAAATGTAAAGCGAATGATAAAACTCCAAGCCAAAATGGAGGCCACCTCAGCATGA
- a CDS encoding tellurite resistance TerB family protein — MSFSGTFTNWLKNTQASLRDQVKKFQNRDFMDAVVAGCALVAAADGHIESSEKQKMASYINRSEELKVFDMNDVISRFNHFVSGFEFDHGVGKMEALKAIGKLKNNPEAARILIGVCCAIGAADGDFDEKEKIIVREICQTVNLNPADFQL; from the coding sequence ATGTCATTTTCTGGCACATTTACGAATTGGCTTAAAAACACACAAGCATCCTTGCGAGACCAGGTAAAGAAGTTTCAGAATCGTGACTTCATGGATGCAGTCGTTGCCGGATGCGCATTGGTTGCCGCCGCTGATGGACACATTGAATCCTCTGAAAAGCAAAAGATGGCCTCTTATATCAATCGAAGTGAAGAATTGAAAGTTTTTGATATGAACGATGTAATTAGCCGCTTCAACCATTTTGTCAGTGGATTTGAATTTGACCACGGCGTCGGGAAGATGGAAGCACTCAAGGCAATCGGCAAATTAAAAAATAACCCAGAAGCAGCGCGAATTCTTATCGGCGTCTGTTGCGCAATCGGTGCCGCTGACGGTGACTTTGACGAAAAAGAGAAAATAATCGTTCGGGAAATCTGCCAGACCGTTAATTTGAATCCAGCTGATTTCCAGTTGTAA
- a CDS encoding TerD family protein: MSVISLQKGQKIDLTKGNAGLSKVLVGLGWDPVKKSGGLLGGLFGGGQANIDCDASVIMLNENGKFTKETNLVYFGNKRSGCGSVNHSGDNLTGEGEGDDEQISVELSRVPSDVHKLIFVVNIYDCVSRRQDFGMIGNAYIRIMNPSSRQELCKFNLTENYSGKTSLIVGELYRHSGEWKFAAIGEGTTDTSISQLVRRYT; encoded by the coding sequence ATGTCAGTTATCAGTTTGCAAAAAGGGCAAAAAATTGACCTGACCAAAGGAAATGCCGGCTTGAGCAAAGTGCTGGTTGGACTTGGCTGGGACCCGGTAAAAAAATCCGGCGGACTACTTGGTGGACTGTTTGGTGGTGGACAAGCCAACATCGATTGCGATGCGTCCGTAATCATGCTGAACGAAAATGGAAAATTTACAAAAGAAACAAATCTCGTCTATTTCGGAAATAAGCGAAGCGGTTGCGGAAGCGTCAATCACTCGGGGGACAATCTTACCGGTGAAGGGGAAGGCGACGATGAGCAGATATCTGTCGAGCTTTCACGTGTCCCTTCCGATGTTCACAAGCTGATTTTCGTGGTCAATATCTACGATTGTGTCAGTCGCCGTCAGGATTTCGGAATGATTGGCAACGCATATATCCGCATCATGAATCCATCTTCTCGTCAGGAACTGTGCAAGTTCAATCTGACGGAGAATTACTCAGGGAAAACCTCACTGATCGTGGGTGAACTGTATCGCCACTCAGGTGAATGGAAATTTGCTGCTATTGGTGAAGGAACAACCGATACGTCGATTTCCCAGCTGGTCAGACGCTACACATAG
- a CDS encoding TMEM175 family protein translates to MRANRMEAFSDGVLAIIITIMVLEFKVPEGHDWHSLIELGPKVLSYIFSFVYVGIYWNNHHHLLHMVRTMNGRLMWLNLKLLFWLSLIPFTTAWMGESQFAPTPMALYGIILLLAAISYRMLQLAIISQHSGDSAFVKSMGRDWKVKISPVLYLLAILTAYVGPWVSGFFYVLVAAIWVVPEKRIEHILRSE, encoded by the coding sequence ATGAGAGCAAACCGGATGGAAGCGTTTAGCGATGGCGTGCTGGCAATTATCATTACGATTATGGTACTGGAATTCAAAGTACCAGAAGGCCACGATTGGCATTCGTTAATCGAACTAGGCCCAAAAGTTCTTAGTTATATCTTCAGTTTCGTTTATGTCGGCATTTACTGGAACAACCATCATCATCTGCTGCATATGGTTCGCACAATGAACGGGCGGCTCATGTGGCTGAATTTGAAATTGCTCTTCTGGCTATCCCTTATTCCATTCACGACCGCGTGGATGGGGGAAAGCCAGTTTGCGCCCACTCCGATGGCATTGTACGGGATTATCCTTCTGCTTGCAGCGATTTCTTACAGAATGCTTCAGCTCGCAATCATTAGCCAGCATTCTGGAGATTCTGCATTCGTGAAGTCAATGGGCAGAGACTGGAAGGTGAAAATATCGCCTGTTCTCTATTTGCTCGCGATATTGACCGCGTATGTGGGTCCATGGGTATCCGGCTTCTTTTACGTACTCGTTGCCGCGATTTGGGTCGTGCCGGAAAAGCGAATCGAGCACATTTTGAGAAGCGAATAA